CGGCCCTGGGCGCCGAAGATCTGGCCGACCCGTTGATCGCGCCGGTTGCCGATGCCGCGCACCAGCGGGCGAGGGAGTTGCTGGCCTTGGCAGACGGGAGCGGCTAAGCGCCCCCGTTGGCCGGCGCGCTCTGGCCGAACCGCTGCTGGATCTGGTGCAGCACGCTCTCGGCTCGGTCCAGCCTGGCCCAGATGCCCCAGGGGCCGTGCAGCCCAAGCGACATGTTGTCCAGAATGCCGCGCTGGTCCGCGGTGCGGCCGCTGTCGATCACGGCGATTCTGAAGGCCGTCAACTCGTCTGATTCGTCCCCGAACAGCTCGCGCAGAATATTGCCGCTCTCGTCCGCCCACTGCAAGTAGTCGAACGGATTCGGCCCCGTGGCGCGCAGATAGGCGAGACGGCTCAACTGCCGGTCGAGATAGCTCCGCACCTTCGCCGGCGCGGCCTCCGGAGCCGCCATCATCCGCCTCCCGCTGCCAGCTTCGGCAGCCGTGGGCATTGTACGAAGCCGGCCGTACGAGGCGCCAGCGGGTGCAGTCATTCAGCACGGCCGGGCGGGCACAAGCAATCTTTCCCACCCACACGGGCGCTCGTGTACCGTATATCCCGGACACAATGTCCCGGCGGGAACGAGCTGCCAGGCGGAGGAGCGGCCGGATGGCGCATTCCAGCTTCCACCTGCGCGCCACGCTGCTGCCTTACGGCGATGCCGCGAGCGACTTATGGATCGCCGGCGGCCGCATCAGCTTCACGCCGGTGGTCGGCGCACGAGAACTGGCCCCGGCCGGTGGCTTTGCGCTCCCCGGGCTGGTCGACAGCCACGTGCATCTCACCGTCGATTTCGGCCGCCTCGGTCTGCCGCGCGGCAGCGCCGAGCTGGTGGCAGAGAACCGGCGGCGCCAGCTCGCCGCCGGTGTGCTGCTGCTGCGCGACATTGGCTCGGTGAGCGACGCGGCGATCGGGCTGCCCGACGACGACGGGCTGCCAAAGGTGCAGCCGGCGGGGCGCTACCTCGCGCCGGCCGATGGCTACGGCGGGATGCAACGGCCGACAACGCCGGAACGCCTGCCGGAAGTGGCCGCGGGGCAGGCGCGGCTGGCGCCCTGGGTGAAGATCATCGCCGACTGGCCGCGCGTCGCCTCCGACGGCGCGATTCCGGCGCTGCATCGTGGCGAAGTCAACTATTCGGCGGAACGACTGACGGCGGCGGTGGCAGCCGCGCACGCGGCCGGCGCGCGGGTCGCGGTGCACGCCATGTCGCACGCCGCGGTGGCCGCCGCCGTCGCCGCGCGCGTGGACTGCATCGAGCACGCCACGGAGGCGGACGCCGCGCAGGTCGAGGCGATGGCGGCCGCGGGCATCGCCTGGACACCGACGCTGGCCGCCCTCCAGGCGACGCTGCGCAGTGCCGAGCATCGCGGCCAGCCGGATGTCGCCGCGTGGCTGCGCGCCTGCTTCGAACGGCTGCGCACGGTGCTGCCGCGGGCGCGAGCGCTGGGCGTGCCGGTGCTCGCCGGCACCGATGTGCTGCCGCCGGGCGCCGTCGTGCGCGAGGTCGCTGCCTTGCAAGAAAGTGGCCTCACGCCCGCGGATGCCCTGGCGGCCGCCTCCAGCGCGGCGAGATCCTACCTTGGCGTGGCGGGAATCGAAGCCGGCGCTCCGGCGGACCTCGTGCTCTACCCGGTGGACCCGCGCAACGACCCCGAGGTACTGGCCAGCCCGAAGTTGATCATGCTCGGAGGCCAGATCATCAGCCGCGGCGCTTGAAGCGAGGCCGGTGGTATCCAGCCGTGCGAGGCGCCCGGCGCGCCTTCAGACCCGGCCGGCGAGTATCGAGATCTCTCCTTCGCCTGTTGTACGGCACGAAGGAGATGATCCGGGCGATGCGGGCCGCTCAGTTCAGGAACATCGAGTAGAAGGCCGGCAGTCGATCGCGCCGATCGCCAAGGCCGGCGACATCGAGCCGGTGGACGTACTCGTTGATCTGCTTCTTGCGCACGGCGAGGAATTTTTGTACGCCGAGGTCCATCTTGTCCCGGCCGCCGCCCAGCAGCAGCGCTACGGCCTCGAACATCGCGTTGTCCTGGATCTCGGTGAAGAGGACGCCCTCGCCTTTATCCAGATAGGCGTGGATCTCCTCGCGGCGCTCCGGTTCTTTTTCCAGCACGTACTTCAGGTGCATCACGCCGAAGGCCAGGTGGCGCGACTCGTCCTGCGCGCACATGCGAAAGATGCGCTTGTCCACGTCGGTTTGGCCGATCCACTCGCCGCAACGGAACAGGCTCTGCACGAAGCCTTCCGAGAGCACGTGCATGATCGCCGACATCTCGGAGAAGTCGCGCCCGTCCATGATGTTGCGCAGGCCGGCGGCGCCCGTCTCTTGCAGGAGGCCGCCGCCGTTCACCAGGGCGCGCTTGCGAAAGACGTCGAAGTGGCGCGCCTCGTCCATCACCTGCGTCGACAGGAAGAGCTTGGCCTCGAAGTACTCGGCGGGAATCTGCGGAATCCACTTGCCCGGCACGTCGCCGGCGATGAACTCGACCTCGGTCAGGTAGGTGCAGAGCTGGCACATCGCGCGTTCGAGGTCCTCGGGCAACTCGCTGAGCTCACGCCAGGGAATATCCGTCGCCGAGGACCACTGGCGCTGCAGCGCCTCCTCGTAGAGGAAGGTCGCGTTCTCGGCCCAGACGTCGGCGCGATCGCGGATCGTGTAACCCACGCTGGCGACACCGGACCGCGCCTCGGCGCCGCGCGGCAAGTACGTCGCCCGGCGCGTGCTCTCCGGAATCTCGCCGTACGATCCGATGCGAATGTCGTCGAGCGTCAGGCCGCGTTTGCCGGGCCGTGCCCGCACGCCCCATTCCGCCGCGGAAGGGCCGCTCAGCTCCTGAACCCGCGCTTCGATCTCGCGTGTGTCGATCGCCATGACCATGCCCCCCGCGCCTGCATCGCTTTGCCTGTACACAAGTATCCGAATCGACGGCGCAGCCTGTCAATCAACACCGGTCACCAGGCCGCGGGCAACCGCACCCCGGTTCGCGGCCGGGCAGCAATACGTAGGACAGCGGTGCGGCGAGCAGCAATAAGAGGCCGGCGCAGGCGGCGGCGCCTTCACGCCAGCTATTGCGGTAGACGATCGCGCTGAGCCACGGCGTCACCCCGCCAAGCCCGGCAAGCAACGACGCTGCGAGCGCCGGCCAGGCGCCGGCACGCGGCAGGGCGTGCCGCAGTTGTTGCCAGCCGCCTGCCAGCACAGCGGCGCGGGCCAGGCCGAGGAGGATCAGCGTCGCTGTCAGCTGCCAGAGATGCGTCAGGTTCGGCAAGGCCAGCAGCAGGAGCAGGCCGCCGGCCAGGCTGCCCGCCGTGACCGGTGTACGCACGCCGGCGCGGCGCGTGAGGAGCACTGCGCCGTGCATCGCCAGCCCGGTTGCCGCCAGCGAGATCGCGCCAACGAGAATCAACGCCGCGTTCGGCCAGGCGAACTCCTGACCCATCGACCCGTGCAGCGGCAGCGCCGCCCACACGCCGGCTCCCGCGTTCAGCGCCAGCGCGGCGGCGGCCACACAGGCAGGAATAAACTCGGCGCGCCGGCTCAAGCGATGCCCGGCAGGGGCAATTGCATCGCCTGGCCACTGGGGAATGCTTCGATGCCGCGGCGGCGCAGATCCTGCGCGAACTCCGGCGCAAAGCCGTGCAGGGTGTAGACCATGCGCGCCCGTGAAAGCTCTACGTAGCGCAGCAGATCGTCGTAACCGCAGTGGTCGGAGAGCGGGAACGCCTCGTCGCAGCGGTAGCGGAACCTCGCGCCGGAGTCCATCGCCCAGCCGGAAAGCATGGCGAAGCGGAAGCGCCGCTCATCGCCGAAGAGCCGGTTCTTGCGCGACTGCGGCGGGCAGACGATCACGGTGCGATCGTCCGCGGGCGCATCCCAGCCCGCGCACTCGGGCAACTGCACACCGTGGCGGGCGTAGACGGCGTTGATCGCCTGGATCGCGGGGTGCACCAGCGTGGGCAGGCCATGCCGCTGCAGCAGGGCGATCACCTCCTGCGCCTTGCCCAGCGAGTAGGCGAAGAGCACCGGCGTCTGTCGCGTGGCGAAGCCCTGCTCGCAGAAGGCGACGATTTGCGACACAACACGCTCTTCCGGCGGAAAGACGTAGCGCGGCCGCCCGAAGGTCGTCTCCATCACCAGCAGATCGGCCTCGGGCACTACGGCCCTCTCCGTCGTGGCCGAGGGACGCAGCCGCAGATCGCCGGAGTAGAGCAGCCGGCGGCCGCCTGCTTCCACCAGCGCCTGCGCCGAGCCGAGCACGTGCCCGGCGGGATAGAGCGTGAGCCGCGCCGGACCGACTCGCAGCGGCGCATGAAAGGGAAGCGCCCGCAAATCCGCGCCGCCGTAGCGAAGGCGAATCAGGTCGGCGGTCGCCGGCGTGCAGATGGTGCGCGCGTGGCGGCGCACGTGGTCGGAGTGAGCGTGAGAAACCACCGCCAGCGGCCGCGCCGCGTGCGGATCCAGCCACAGGCCGGCGGAGGGGATGCTCACGCCGTCGCCAATTGCGAACGCTTCGTCTCGCATGCCGGGCAGACGCTCCTGCTGGCATCGTACGATACTGTCGCAGCTTCCCGGATCGCCGGTTCGCCCGGTGGGGCCGCCCGCTCCGCGACCGCAACAGCCGGGCAGGAAGGAGGGGCCGTGATCCTGATCTGGGTGTTCGACGGCCTGCGACCGGACCTCGTGCAGCCGGCGCTGATGCCGCGGCTCAACGCCATGCGGCAGCGCGGCGCCTGGTTCAGTCAAAGCTACTGCGCCTTCCCGCCCGTCACGCGCGTCAATGCGGCCACGCTGGCCAGCGGCTCGTCGCCGGCGCTGCACGGCATTCCCGGCAACACGCTGTACCTGCGAGCTGGCGCCGGAGGCCGCTTCGGCAGCACCGGCGACGACGCCGTCCTGCGCGGCCTGCGCGTCGGGTCCGCCGCACCGTTGCTGGGGGCGCCCACGCTGGCGGAAACGCTGGCGGCGCATGGGCAGCACACACTGGTGGTGGGTACAGGCTCGCCCGGCTGTGCCTATCTGCTGCATCCAGAGGTTGGGCGGGCCGGCGGTGCGATCTGGCATCCCGCCTTCTGCGAGCCGGCCGGCCTGGGCGCCCGCGTGGCGGCAGTGCTGGGCCCTCAACCGGACACCACTGGTTACAGCGTCGAGGCGCTCAGCGCCCGCGTCGATTATGCCGCGCGGGCGCTGAGCGAAGTCCTGGTCCCGGCGATCGAGCCGGCGCTGGTCATCTTCTGGTGTACCGTGCCGGACGGACTGCACCACCGCTTCGGTCTGGGCAGCCCGGAGGCAACGGCCGGGCTGCACCGCGCCGATGCGACCTTCGGCGGCGCCATAGATGCCCTGGCCGAGCGGACCGGCAACTCGCTCGATGTGATCGTCACCGCGGACCACGGCTATGCGACCGTCAACCGGCACGTGGATGTGGCGGGCGAACTGGGCGCGACGTGGCGGAGCCGGCGCCACGCGGACGCCTGGGCGGTCACGGTGGATGGCGGTGCGGCGCACCTCTTCGCACGGGACGGCAGGAGGCCGGACGCGGCCCTACGCCGCGTGACGGTCGAAAGCTTGCTCGAGCACGATTGGGCGGGAGCGGTGTTCGCCGGAGAGGAGACGCCCGGGGCGCTGCCGCTGGCTGCGCTGGGCATCGACTGCGCGCGGGCGCCCGACCTGCTCGTGACCTTCGCCTGGAGCGATGCGCCGAACGCCCACGGTTTCCGCGGCCAGAGTCCGGGCGGCGGCGCCATCGCCATCGGCGCCGGCGATCACGGCGGCGCCGCGCCCTTCGAATTGCGAAACACGCTGCTGGCTGCAGGACCGTCGTTCCGGCAGGGCGCGTGGAATGGGGCTGCCGGCATCGGAGACATCGCGCCGACCGTGTGCCGCCTGCTCGGCGTGCCCGCTCCGGCGCGGTGGGACGGGCGTGTGCTGCATGAAGCGCTGGCTGGCCAGGAAGCGGTGCAGACAGGACACGCCGGCGCGGAGTCGGCGGAGCTGCTGATGGCCGGCGAGGACGCCAGGCAGCTCTGGCTTTCATTGGTGCGCCGCGGCAGGAGCGCCTATGTGCAGGCGGCCGGAAGGGGCGACCCGGCCGCCTTTTCTTATGACTGAGCCCGGCGGCGCACTGCCAGGCGCAGCACAATTGCCAGCATCTCCTAAGCGATCAATGGCGTACACTGCTAACGAACACCCTGTCCGACCCGCAGGCGCACCGCGTTGCGGATTCCGTTACCGATCCGTACCGCGACGTGCCGCTGCGTCGATGCGCGGCGCCGGGAGCGGGTGCGACAATCGTGGAGGCGCTGGGCCATGCGGACGAGCGGACGCGGGAGGCGCGCCGCCGGCCGCGAGCGGACAGCACCCCACGAGGAGCGGGGCACGATGGCGGTCGAATCTCCGGCCGGAATCAGTATGTTGGTAGTCAGCGACGGCCGCGATTGGCCCGATGCGACGGCAGGCGGGCTGGAGAAGCTCGGCTGGATGACCTGGCGCATCTCGCCGGCCGATGTCGAACGTGGGGACGTTGCCAGCCGGCCGCCCGAGGTCGCCGTGATCGCCCTCTCGCAACCGCTCGGCTCGATCGTCAACACCGTGCAGAATCTGGACGCCGAGGCGCCGGGCCTGCCAATGATCGTGCTGAGCGACGATCCGGCCGTCGCCGAGCAGGCGCTCTTCGCCGGCGCCATCGCCGTCCTGCCCTGGAGCGCCCGCGCCTCGCTGGTGCATGCGCAGTTGCGCGCCGTGCTGCGCCACGCCGCCGGCACGCGCCCGGCCAGCGAGCCCGCGGGCATTCTGCGCGTGCGCTCGCTCAAGGTCGATTCACTGCGCTGCGAAGTGACCGCCAACCACCGCCGCCTCGACCTGACGCCGACCGAATACCGCATCCTGCACGCCCTGGTGAAGCATGCCGGCCGCGTGCTCGGCGCCGACTTCCTCCTGCAGCAGGCGGCGGGCGTCAACCTCAAAGCGCCGAGTCCCCGCGAGATCGTCAAGGTGCACGTCGCGCGGCTGCGGCGCAAGCTCTTCGAAGCGACCGGCGAACCGGACTACATCGTGAACGTGCGCAACGTCGGCTACTTGCTGGAGCGGCGTCGGCGAACCTCCCGCAGAACACCGGACAGCTCGGCCCCCTGAGCGAGACAACGCCCACGCGCGACTGATTCCGTTGTCGCCCTCATTGCCCGCGCGGTACGATGATCGCAGGAGATCGTCTGGCCGCGAGGGCTCGGTATGCGCTTCCTGCTCGTGGCGATTCTTGGCTATCTAATCGGCGCGCTGCCTGTCGCCTACCTGGTCACGCGCCTGCTCACCGGGCGTGACTTGCGCCGGCTCGGCACCGGCAACGTCGGCGTGATGAACACGATCCGCCAGGCGGGGCTGCCCGCCGGCATGATTGTGTTCCTGGCGGAAGGCGGCAAAGGCGCCGCCGCCGTGGCGCTTGGCCGGGCGCTCACGCGCAACGTAGACGGCGCCTTGCTGGCCGCGTTGCTGGCGCTGATCGGCGTGAACTGGTCGGTGTTTGTCGGCTTCGCGGGCGGGCGCGGTTCAACGCTGTGCGTGTTCGTTTGCCTCGTGATCGCGCCGTGGGTGTTGCTGGGCAGCGCCGCGGTCTGGCTGGCGGTCTATACGCTGCGCCGCGACAACTTCATCGCCACGCGGGTGAACATTATCGCCTTTCCCCTGCTGACGCTGGCGATTACGCACCGCTGGACGTTCTTCGTCTTCGCCTCGCTCGCCTGCCTCGTCGTGCTGCTGCGGCACGACCGCCGCACCGATGACCACTACCAGCTCGCTGTCCAGCCCGTGCGCCACGACGATTGATGCGCGTGCCCAACCCAAATGCATGCACCCCTGCCCCGCGCACGGCGCAAGCCGGCCACGGGCGCTCGATCCGTGGGGCCGGACGCACGATTGCGGAACCGTCGCGCGCACGCAGGAGATGCCGATGAACGCCTTTCACCGCTGGTACTGCCGCTCCGGCCGCTGGCGCCGGCGGCTCTACGACACGATCCTGCCCGGACTCTTCAAAGACGTGGACCTGGGCGACGATCCGCTGGAGATTGGCCCTGGCCCTGGGATCACCACCGACTGGCTGCGCCAGCGCGTGCCGCATCTCACGGCGATCGAGATCGACCGGCGGCTGGCGGCGTCGCTTGAGCAGCGCCTGGCGGGCAGCAACGTCACCGTGATCGAAGGCGACGCGGCGAAGATGCCGTTTCCCGATGCCGCCTTCAGCGCGGCCATCAGCCTGACCATGCTGCATCACGTACCCACGCGGTTGCAGGACCGCCTGCTGGGCGAGGCGTGCCGCGTGCTCAAACCCGGCGGCGTCTTCGTCGGCATCGACAGCACGCCGAGCTTCGTCTGGAACCTCTACCACCTGTTCGACGACCGCTTTCCTGTGGATCCGGACGGTTTCGGCGCGCGGCTGGAGCGCGCCGGCTTCGGCGACGTCAGCGTGCGCCGGAATCCCGGCCGGCCCGGCTTCAGTTTCCGCGCCCGGCGGCCGCCCGCCTGACCCGTTTGCGGTGACGATACGGCGTCCGCCTACTGCGCCGGCGAGTAGGCCGTGGGACGCAGGAAGCGGGCGTTGATCCGCAGCAGCAGCGGGCCGTCGGCCTCCGAGGCGGCGCGCGCCTTCTGCCATTCCTCATCGGCGCCGAACGCCTTCCACTTGCGTTCGCGGTCCCCCATGTCGTCGAAGCGCATCATGTAGACGAGCTCGTTGCTGTAGCCGCCAATCTCGTTGGTCCAGAAGCCGACCACGTCCATCTTGTAACGGGCGAAGATCTTGAGCGTGACCTCCGCGAAGCGCTTGTTCAGCGCCGGAAGCTTGCCGGGCAGGGCCTCGTAGCTGCGCAGCTCGTAAAGCACGGCGGATCTCTCCTTCGCAAGCCGCCCGCCGGCGTCGTCCTGCCGGCACGGCCAGCGCGCATGATACGAAGGGCACGGCGTCTCGGCAATCCGGCACGCCACCCGGTCAGGCAATAGCCCTGTGCTACACTTCCCACGCTGCGGCGGCCGCAGAACGACTGCATGGCGCCCGGCAGTTTTCGTTGAGGACGGCTGCATGATCGCCATCATCGGCGGCACGGGCGATGAGGGGCTCGGCCTGGCCATGCGCTTCGCCGCGGCGGGCGAAGCGGTCGTGATCGGCTCGCGTTCGCACGAGCGCGCGGCGGCGGCGGCGGAGAAGGTGCGCCAGGCCGTGCCCGACGCCCGGGTTGAGGGCGCAGAGAATCCCGAAGCCGTGCGCCGCGCCGAGACCGTGATCATCGCCGTGCCATACTCCGGCCAGCGCGACACGGTGACGGCGCTCAAGGACCTGATCGGCACGAAGCTCACGATCAACATCGTCGTGCCGATGGAGTTCGGCCAGGGCGGCGCCCGTGCCGTGGCGGTGGAGGAAGGCTCCGCCGCCGAGCAGACGAAGGCGATTCTCGGCCCCGACAGCCGGCTGGTGAGCGCCTTTCACAACCTCAGCAGCCATGAATTAATGGCCGTCGGCAAGCCGCTCGACTGCGATGTGCTCGTTTGCGGCGGCGACACGGAGAGCCGCAAGCAGGTGCTCGACCTCGCCGCCAGGCTGCCCGGCTGCCGCGGCATCGATGCCGGCCCCCTGCGCAATTCGCGCTACATTGAGGACATCACCGTGCTCCTGGTCGGCATCAACCGGCGCTACAAGACGCAGTCGGGCGTGCGCATCGTCGGCCTGTCTCAGGACTGATTGGACCGGCCGTCCGCGCTCTCCGAGAGGAAGCCAGCAATGACCCAGTCGCACCAGGCAGCGGACCGCGCCTTCGTGGACGCACAGACGGAGCTGCGCATCCTGCCGCTGCGCGGTATCCCCGAACTGACGCCGGGCGACGACCTGCCCGGCGAGATCGCGCGCGCCGCGGAAGCGAGTGGCGTCGGCCTTCAGACCGGCGACGTGCTGGTGATCGCGCAGAAGGCCGTCTCCAAGGTCGAGGGCTGCCTCGTCGATCTGAACACGATTGAGCCGTCGGCCTTCGCCCGCACCTGGGCCGCGGCCTTCGGCAAGGACCCGCGCCAGACCGAGGTGGTGCTGCGCGAATCGGCGCGCATCGTCAAGATGGCGAACGGTGTGCTGATCTCGGAGACGCGCCACGGCTTCGTCTGCGCCAACGCCGGCGTCGACGCCTCCAACGTCGGCGGCCACGACGTGCTCTGCCTGCTGCCGCCCGATCCTGACGCCTCTGCCGAGGGGATTCGCCAGGCACTGCGCGAGCGGCTCGGCGTCGAGGTCGCGGTGATCATCTCCGACACCTTCGGCCGGCCCTGGCGCGAATCGCTGACCAACGTCGCGATCGGCGTGGCCGGCATGGCGCCGATCCGCGACTACGTCGGCCTGACCGACGCGCACGGCTACGAGCTGCGCGTGACGACGCTCGCCGACGCCGACGAGCTGGCCGGCGCGGCCGAGCTGGTGATGGGCAAGATCGCCGCCGTGCCCGCCGCGATTGTGCGCGGCTTCGTCTACACCCCGGCCGAGGGCTCGGCCCGCCAGCTTGTGCGGGTGCCGGAGCGCGATCTGTTCCGCTGAGCGGCGACAGAAAAGGGAAGGCGACAACACGATGTTCGGGGGACAGGTGGTGCCCTGCGCGGCCTGCGCCAGGCCCGTACCGATGGCGATCGCCAGGGTCGTCAAGGGCCGGCTCTATCACCGCGCCTGCGCGCCGTAATCGCGCGTCTACGAACAACGCGATTGCGATCTGATAGACTGACGCGCATGACACACAGCGCCAACACCTCGGCTCAGTACCAGGAGATCGCCGACCACATCGCCGCCGCCGCCGCCGCGCGATCGCGGGTGCTTGCGCTCACGTCGTCGCTCGACGACGGCGACGGCGCCTGGCCGCCGGCAGCGGGCCAATGGTCGGCGCGGGAGATCGTCGAGCACCTTGTGCTGGCGGAGCAATCCGGCGTGCAGTTCATCTGGCTCGCCGCCGCGGGGGTGCGCGGCGGGGCGCCGCTGTGGAGCGGCGATCCCGTGCACCGCGGCCAATCGATCGAGGCGGTGATCGCCGGCACCTGGCGCTTCAAGGAGGAAGCGCCGGCGAACGCGACGCCGAAGGCGGCCGCGCCGCTGGCCTACTGGCGGGCGGTCTTCGCGGCGCTGCAGCCGGTCCTGGATGCGCTCGGGCTACAGCTCGACGGGCTCGACCTGGAGACAGTGATCTACCCGCATTTCATCTCGGGCCCGCTCGACGCCTGGCAGCGGCTGGAGTTCATCCGCTGGCACATCGAGCATCACCAGCAGCAGCTCGAGGCGGCGCTCGCGGCGCTCGCGAAGCGCGGCAGCAGATAGCCCGAGGCCGACCTCGACAGGCGATGCCGTGGCGATCGTCGCGCCTTCGCCGCAAGCGCTACGGCCAGAACAGCCGCGCCGCCGCCTGGCGCAGCTCCGAGCGGTGGTCCGGGTGCGCGATCGCGATCAGCGCTTCCGCCCGCTCGCGCACCGAGCGGTTGAGCAGGCGGGCGATACCGTACTCGGTGACGACGATGTCGGCGAGGTCGCGCGGCACGGTCACGATCTGCCCGGCGTCGAACTGCGGCGCGATGCGCGAGACCGTGCCGCCTCGGGCGGTAGACGGCAGCACCACGACGTAGCGCCCGCCGCGCGACATGAAGGCGCCGATGGCAAACGCGAGCTGCCCGCCGGTACCGCTGAAGATGCGCGGTCCGATCGTCGAGGCGGCGATCTGACCGGTCAGGTCGACGGCCAGCGCATTGTTGATCGCCACGTAGTTGTCGTTGGCGGCGATGCTGCGCGGGTCGTGCAGGTAGTCGACGGCGCGGAACTCGAAGGCGGGGTTGCCGTCGATGAAGGCCACGTCCTCGGGGCTGTTGCCCGCGGCGGTGGTGACGAACTTGTGCGGGTGCGTCGTCATGCAACGGCCGGTGATCACGCCCTCTCGCGCCAGATCCACGGTGCCGGGCACGGTCAGCTCGCCGAAGTAGCCGAGGTCGTGCTTGCCGTTCAGGCCGCCGAGCCGCACCAGGTTGCCCGTCGTGCTGCCGACGCCGATCTGGATCGTATCGCGGTCGTGCACGATCGAGCCGGCGTAGCCGGCGATCGCCGCGTCCCACGGGTCCGGATCGGGATAGGCGCGCGGCTGCGGCGCGGTGTGGTCCTCCACGAACCAATCGATCGCGGAGACGGGCAGCCAGGAATCGCCGAAGGTGCGAGGCAGATGCTGGTTCACGGTCGCGATCACCCGGCGAGCACGGGGCACGACGCTGCCGGCGTCCCACACCGCGTTGCCCAGGCAGACGTAGCCCTGCTCGTTCGGCGGCGAGACGGTGATGATCGCCGTATCGATCGGCCGCGCCTCTTCGCGGTTCTCATCGATCGCCCTGTGCGCCCCGTAGATCATGAAGGGCGTGTAATCGGCAGTGCGGCGTGCGAGCGCCTCGTGCGAGACGGGGTTGGCGTGGATCACGCTGATCTCGATCGCGCCGGC
The sequence above is drawn from the Dehalococcoidia bacterium genome and encodes:
- a CDS encoding NIPSNAP family protein; protein product: MLYELRSYEALPGKLPALNKRFAEVTLKIFARYKMDVVGFWTNEIGGYSNELVYMMRFDDMGDRERKWKAFGADEEWQKARAASEADGPLLLRINARFLRPTAYSPAQ
- a CDS encoding alkaline phosphatase family protein; translated protein: MILIWVFDGLRPDLVQPALMPRLNAMRQRGAWFSQSYCAFPPVTRVNAATLASGSSPALHGIPGNTLYLRAGAGGRFGSTGDDAVLRGLRVGSAAPLLGAPTLAETLAAHGQHTLVVGTGSPGCAYLLHPEVGRAGGAIWHPAFCEPAGLGARVAAVLGPQPDTTGYSVEALSARVDYAARALSEVLVPAIEPALVIFWCTVPDGLHHRFGLGSPEATAGLHRADATFGGAIDALAERTGNSLDVIVTADHGYATVNRHVDVAGELGATWRSRRHADAWAVTVDGGAAHLFARDGRRPDAALRRVTVESLLEHDWAGAVFAGEETPGALPLAALGIDCARAPDLLVTFAWSDAPNAHGFRGQSPGGGAIAIGAGDHGGAAPFELRNTLLAAGPSFRQGAWNGAAGIGDIAPTVCRLLGVPAPARWDGRVLHEALAGQEAVQTGHAGAESAELLMAGEDARQLWLSLVRRGRSAYVQAAGRGDPAAFSYD
- a CDS encoding amidohydrolase family protein, whose translation is MAHSSFHLRATLLPYGDAASDLWIAGGRISFTPVVGARELAPAGGFALPGLVDSHVHLTVDFGRLGLPRGSAELVAENRRRQLAAGVLLLRDIGSVSDAAIGLPDDDGLPKVQPAGRYLAPADGYGGMQRPTTPERLPEVAAGQARLAPWVKIIADWPRVASDGAIPALHRGEVNYSAERLTAAVAAAHAAGARVAVHAMSHAAVAAAVAARVDCIEHATEADAAQVEAMAAAGIAWTPTLAALQATLRSAEHRGQPDVAAWLRACFERLRTVLPRARALGVPVLAGTDVLPPGAVVREVAALQESGLTPADALAAASSAARSYLGVAGIEAGAPADLVLYPVDPRNDPEVLASPKLIMLGGQIISRGA
- a CDS encoding class I SAM-dependent methyltransferase; translated protein: MNAFHRWYCRSGRWRRRLYDTILPGLFKDVDLGDDPLEIGPGPGITTDWLRQRVPHLTAIEIDRRLAASLEQRLAGSNVTVIEGDAAKMPFPDAAFSAAISLTMLHHVPTRLQDRLLGEACRVLKPGGVFVGIDSTPSFVWNLYHLFDDRFPVDPDGFGARLERAGFGDVSVRRNPGRPGFSFRARRPPA
- a CDS encoding response regulator transcription factor is translated as MAVESPAGISMLVVSDGRDWPDATAGGLEKLGWMTWRISPADVERGDVASRPPEVAVIALSQPLGSIVNTVQNLDAEAPGLPMIVLSDDPAVAEQALFAGAIAVLPWSARASLVHAQLRAVLRHAAGTRPASEPAGILRVRSLKVDSLRCEVTANHRRLDLTPTEYRILHALVKHAGRVLGADFLLQQAAGVNLKAPSPREIVKVHVARLRRKLFEATGEPDYIVNVRNVGYLLERRRRTSRRTPDSSAP
- the npdG gene encoding NADPH-dependent F420 reductase — translated: MIAIIGGTGDEGLGLAMRFAAAGEAVVIGSRSHERAAAAAEKVRQAVPDARVEGAENPEAVRRAETVIIAVPYSGQRDTVTALKDLIGTKLTINIVVPMEFGQGGARAVAVEEGSAAEQTKAILGPDSRLVSAFHNLSSHELMAVGKPLDCDVLVCGGDTESRKQVLDLAARLPGCRGIDAGPLRNSRYIEDITVLLVGINRRYKTQSGVRIVGLSQD
- a CDS encoding MBL fold metallo-hydrolase codes for the protein MRDEAFAIGDGVSIPSAGLWLDPHAARPLAVVSHAHSDHVRRHARTICTPATADLIRLRYGGADLRALPFHAPLRVGPARLTLYPAGHVLGSAQALVEAGGRRLLYSGDLRLRPSATTERAVVPEADLLVMETTFGRPRYVFPPEERVVSQIVAFCEQGFATRQTPVLFAYSLGKAQEVIALLQRHGLPTLVHPAIQAINAVYARHGVQLPECAGWDAPADDRTVIVCPPQSRKNRLFGDERRFRFAMLSGWAMDSGARFRYRCDEAFPLSDHCGYDDLLRYVELSRARMVYTLHGFAPEFAQDLRRRGIEAFPSGQAMQLPLPGIA
- the cofE gene encoding coenzyme F420-0:L-glutamate ligase, with product MTQSHQAADRAFVDAQTELRILPLRGIPELTPGDDLPGEIARAAEASGVGLQTGDVLVIAQKAVSKVEGCLVDLNTIEPSAFARTWAAAFGKDPRQTEVVLRESARIVKMANGVLISETRHGFVCANAGVDASNVGGHDVLCLLPPDPDASAEGIRQALRERLGVEVAVIISDTFGRPWRESLTNVAIGVAGMAPIRDYVGLTDAHGYELRVTTLADADELAGAAELVMGKIAAVPAAIVRGFVYTPAEGSARQLVRVPERDLFR
- a CDS encoding glycerol-3-phosphate acyltransferase; this encodes MRFLLVAILGYLIGALPVAYLVTRLLTGRDLRRLGTGNVGVMNTIRQAGLPAGMIVFLAEGGKGAAAVALGRALTRNVDGALLAALLALIGVNWSVFVGFAGGRGSTLCVFVCLVIAPWVLLGSAAVWLAVYTLRRDNFIATRVNIIAFPLLTLAITHRWTFFVFASLACLVVLLRHDRRTDDHYQLAVQPVRHDD
- a CDS encoding ferritin-like domain-containing protein, coding for MAIDTREIEARVQELSGPSAAEWGVRARPGKRGLTLDDIRIGSYGEIPESTRRATYLPRGAEARSGVASVGYTIRDRADVWAENATFLYEEALQRQWSSATDIPWRELSELPEDLERAMCQLCTYLTEVEFIAGDVPGKWIPQIPAEYFEAKLFLSTQVMDEARHFDVFRKRALVNGGGLLQETGAAGLRNIMDGRDFSEMSAIMHVLSEGFVQSLFRCGEWIGQTDVDKRIFRMCAQDESRHLAFGVMHLKYVLEKEPERREEIHAYLDKGEGVLFTEIQDNAMFEAVALLLGGGRDKMDLGVQKFLAVRKKQINEYVHRLDVAGLGDRRDRLPAFYSMFLN